A part of Colius striatus isolate bColStr4 chromosome 13, bColStr4.1.hap1, whole genome shotgun sequence genomic DNA contains:
- the ARHGAP36 gene encoding rho GTPase-activating protein 36 isoform X1 has product MQPVALHSLSELERASLQEIALYQLQEKLLVGDLSLAKVGPKGSKSIRQKLESLSKEKKECSPQTFGIPLCQVLANDRAYRQLQDAVRRSRRLCLEVEATVTRFRAQREKRSPMGRSRVLVPCGVVPEEPLSPPPLASSSWSQRRGAMSVDSITDLGDNTSKLLEALQLSHPHELGPRRSLGKKNTLSLNPLSCQVPRIVDRCCEHIESYGLHTEGIFRIGSSRKRVQQLREEFDRGLDVLLDEQQSVHDVAALLKEFLRDMPDSLIPRELYPAFLSTASMEGRAGLSTLQLLLFLLPPCHSDTLQRLLRLLADVAQHAESSRGPRGQQIPGNKMTVSNLATVFGPNILQKEKPGEKDAGAMSFEDTAAIILVLQRLIEHQQTLFMVSPEMQCHILRRLFQTDPDVIEYLLRRKFNAGLSTGTEDSPQEQAPAPLRARPHGLESSSVSLALYTNVSFLNLDIGM; this is encoded by the exons TTGGACCTAAAGGCAGTAAATCCATCCGCCAGAAGCTGGAGAGCTTGTCGAAGGAGAAGAAAG AGTGCTCCCCTCAGACCTTTGGGATCCCTCTCTGCCAAGTCCTCGCCAACGACCGCGCGTACCGGCAGCTGCAGGACGCGGTGAGGAGGAGCCGCCGCCTCTGCCTGGAGGTGGAGGCCACAGTGACCAGGTTTCGGGCTCAGAGGGAGAAGAGGTCCCCGATGGGCAGGAGCCGTGTCCTGGTGCCCTGTGGGGTCGTCCCAGAGGAGCCACTTTCCCCACCTCCCCtcgccagcagctcctggagccaGCGAAGG GGGGCAATGTCCGTGGACTCCATCACCGACCTGGGTGACAACACATCCAAGCTGCTGgaggcactgcagctctcacaCCCCCACGAGCTGGGGCCACGGAGGAGCCTGGGCAAGAAGAACACCTTGAGCCTCAACCCCCTCAGCTGTCAGGTCCCACGGATTGTGGACAGATGCTGCGAGCACATCGAGTCATATG GTCTCCACACCGAGGGCATCTTCCGCATTGGCAGCTCCAGGAAAAGGGTTCAGCAG CTGAGGGAGGAGTTTGACCGAGGTCTGGATGTTCTCTTGGACGAGCAGCAGAGCGTTCATGACGTGGCTGCTCTGCTCAAAGAGTTTCTTCGGGACATGCCGGATTCCCTGATTCCCAGAGAGCTCTACCCAGCCTtcctcagcacagcct CCATGGAGGGCCGGGCAGGGCTGAgcaccctgcagctgctgctcttcctgctgCCGCCGTGCCACAGCGACACGCTGCAGCGGCTCCTGCGCCTCCTGGCCGACGTGGCCCAGCACGCTGAGAGCTCCCGCGGGCCCCGCGGACAGCAG ATTCCTGGGAATAAAATGACAGTTTCCAACTTGGCCACAGTCTTTGGTCCCAACATCCTGCAGAAGGAGAAGCCTGGAGAGAAAGATGCTGGTGCCATGAGCTTTGAAGACACTGCTGCCATTATCCTGGTGCTCCAGAGGTTGATTGAGCACCAGCAGACCTTGTTCATG GTCTCTCCAGAGATGCAGTGTCACATCCTGAGGCGCCTGTTCCAGACAGACCCCGATGTCATCGAGTACCTCCTGCGCAGGAAGTTCAACGCTGGGCT GAGCACAGGGACTGAGGATTCCCCCCAGGAGCAGGCTCCGGCCCCGCTGCGCGCCCGGCCCCACGGCCTGGAGAGCAGCTCGGTCTCCCTGGCGCTGTACACCAATGTCTCCTTCCTAAACCTGGACATTGGCATGTAG
- the ARHGAP36 gene encoding rho GTPase-activating protein 36 isoform X2 produces the protein MQPVALHSLSELERASLQEIALYQLQEKLLVGDLSLAKVGPKGSKSIRQKLESLSKEKKECSPQTFGIPLCQVLANDRAYRQLQDAVRRSRRLCLEVEATVTRFRAQREKRSPMGRSRVLVPCGVVPEEPLSPPPLASSSWSQRRGAMSVDSITDLGDNTSKLLEALQLSHPHELGPRRSLGKKNTLSLNPLSCQVPRIVDRCCEHIESYGLHTEGIFRIGSSRKRVQQLREEFDRGLDVLLDEQQSVHDVAALLKEFLRDMPDSLIPRELYPAFLSTASMEGRAGLSTLQLLLFLLPPCHSDTLQRLLRLLADVAQHAESSRGPRGQQIPGNKMTVSNLATVFGPNILQKEKPGEKDAGAMSFEDTAAIILVLQRLIEHQQTLFMEHRD, from the exons TTGGACCTAAAGGCAGTAAATCCATCCGCCAGAAGCTGGAGAGCTTGTCGAAGGAGAAGAAAG AGTGCTCCCCTCAGACCTTTGGGATCCCTCTCTGCCAAGTCCTCGCCAACGACCGCGCGTACCGGCAGCTGCAGGACGCGGTGAGGAGGAGCCGCCGCCTCTGCCTGGAGGTGGAGGCCACAGTGACCAGGTTTCGGGCTCAGAGGGAGAAGAGGTCCCCGATGGGCAGGAGCCGTGTCCTGGTGCCCTGTGGGGTCGTCCCAGAGGAGCCACTTTCCCCACCTCCCCtcgccagcagctcctggagccaGCGAAGG GGGGCAATGTCCGTGGACTCCATCACCGACCTGGGTGACAACACATCCAAGCTGCTGgaggcactgcagctctcacaCCCCCACGAGCTGGGGCCACGGAGGAGCCTGGGCAAGAAGAACACCTTGAGCCTCAACCCCCTCAGCTGTCAGGTCCCACGGATTGTGGACAGATGCTGCGAGCACATCGAGTCATATG GTCTCCACACCGAGGGCATCTTCCGCATTGGCAGCTCCAGGAAAAGGGTTCAGCAG CTGAGGGAGGAGTTTGACCGAGGTCTGGATGTTCTCTTGGACGAGCAGCAGAGCGTTCATGACGTGGCTGCTCTGCTCAAAGAGTTTCTTCGGGACATGCCGGATTCCCTGATTCCCAGAGAGCTCTACCCAGCCTtcctcagcacagcct CCATGGAGGGCCGGGCAGGGCTGAgcaccctgcagctgctgctcttcctgctgCCGCCGTGCCACAGCGACACGCTGCAGCGGCTCCTGCGCCTCCTGGCCGACGTGGCCCAGCACGCTGAGAGCTCCCGCGGGCCCCGCGGACAGCAG ATTCCTGGGAATAAAATGACAGTTTCCAACTTGGCCACAGTCTTTGGTCCCAACATCCTGCAGAAGGAGAAGCCTGGAGAGAAAGATGCTGGTGCCATGAGCTTTGAAGACACTGCTGCCATTATCCTGGTGCTCCAGAGGTTGATTGAGCACCAGCAGACCTTGTTCATG GAGCACAGGGACTGA
- the LOC104557601 gene encoding regulator of cell cycle RGCC isoform X1 — protein sequence MLETPEAAAERRCPWADPAHPVPPPPRLSPVPAKAAGTPRRCRRLPRGLSAAMAEELSDLLREFEEVMEDFERGPACQYEQHLQELKRRAGHSVYDSGIEELESTSMSPGSSLSSSEEDLNTSASTYPSKAKLGDTQELEEFIADLDKVLEEM from the exons ATGCTTGAGaccccagaggctgctgctgagcgCCGATGCCCGTGGGCGGACCCGGCCCATCCCgtcccgccccctccccgcctgTCGCCGGTGCCGGCTAAAGCCGCCGGGacgccccgccgctgccgccgcctgcCCCGGGGCTTGTCTGCTG CAATGGCCGAGGAGCTCAGCGACCTGCTGCGGGAGTTTGAGGAGGTGATGGAGGACTTTGAGAGAGGCCCCGCCTGCCAGTACGAGCAGCACCTGCAGGAGCTGAAGCGGAGAGCGGGACACAGCGTGTACGACAGCGGCATCGAGGAGCTGGAGA GTACCAGCATGTCCCCAGGaagcagcctcagctccagcgaGGAGGACCTCAACACCTCTGCCAGCACATACCCCTCCAAAG CTAAGCTGGGTGACAcacaggagctggaggagtTCATTGCAGATCTGGATAAGGTGTTGGAAG AGATGTGA
- the LOC104557601 gene encoding regulator of cell cycle RGCC isoform X2: MAEELSDLLREFEEVMEDFERGPACQYEQHLQELKRRAGHSVYDSGIEELESTSMSPGSSLSSSEEDLNTSASTYPSKAKLGDTQELEEFIADLDKVLEEM; encoded by the exons ATGGCCGAGGAGCTCAGCGACCTGCTGCGGGAGTTTGAGGAGGTGATGGAGGACTTTGAGAGAGGCCCCGCCTGCCAGTACGAGCAGCACCTGCAGGAGCTGAAGCGGAGAGCGGGACACAGCGTGTACGACAGCGGCATCGAGGAGCTGGAGA GTACCAGCATGTCCCCAGGaagcagcctcagctccagcgaGGAGGACCTCAACACCTCTGCCAGCACATACCCCTCCAAAG CTAAGCTGGGTGACAcacaggagctggaggagtTCATTGCAGATCTGGATAAGGTGTTGGAAG AGATGTGA